A single Defluviitalea saccharophila DNA region contains:
- a CDS encoding PadR family transcriptional regulator, translated as MNLDKCLPLTETTFYILLALKEPGHGYYIMQKVEEMSGGKVRIAAGTMYGAIENLMKQKLIMAVPSEDKRRKVYQITKKGEEVLQLEVNRLKQLLNLAQEIGF; from the coding sequence ATGAACTTAGATAAATGTCTACCGCTGACTGAAACAACTTTCTATATATTACTTGCCTTAAAAGAGCCCGGTCATGGATATTATATTATGCAAAAGGTAGAGGAAATGAGTGGTGGAAAAGTAAGAATTGCCGCAGGAACCATGTATGGTGCGATTGAGAATCTCATGAAACAAAAATTGATTATGGCAGTACCCTCAGAAGACAAGAGAAGAAAAGTATATCAGATTACAAAAAAGGGTGAAGAAGTTTTACAGCTGGAAGTTAATCGCTTAAAGCAGTTATTAAATTTAGCCCAGGAAATAGGTTTTTAG
- a CDS encoding DUF2812 domain-containing protein — translation MKKFKIFVDMNEEEKYLNEMANKGFILKKYSAFGRYHFEKGNPQDLHYRIDYRLFKSKSEFNDYVALFEDAGWKHVYGTIYSGSQYFLPVSEHASDDIFSDKESKARRHKRLSQVCLLNFALMLLYFLIVLISIDFKLENLFFLTPGLWEMEGAKFWSAFWFEFPFMLWRVVPIIVLLILGIVYGIWAIKAKKLYNKLMVEE, via the coding sequence ATGAAGAAATTTAAAATTTTTGTGGATATGAACGAAGAAGAGAAGTATTTAAACGAGATGGCTAACAAAGGATTTATTTTAAAAAAGTACTCAGCCTTTGGAAGATATCACTTTGAAAAAGGAAATCCTCAGGATTTACACTACAGAATAGATTATCGTTTGTTTAAAAGCAAATCAGAATTCAATGACTATGTAGCACTTTTTGAAGATGCAGGTTGGAAACACGTGTATGGAACAATTTATTCAGGAAGTCAATATTTTTTGCCAGTGTCAGAACATGCATCCGATGATATTTTCTCAGACAAAGAATCAAAAGCCAGAAGACATAAAAGATTAAGCCAAGTATGCTTGCTTAATTTTGCTCTTATGCTCCTTTACTTTCTTATTGTTTTAATAAGTATAGATTTTAAGTTGGAAAATTTATTTTTTCTGACCCCAGGATTATGGGAAATGGAAGGAGCAAAATTTTGGTCTGCATTTTGGTTTGAATTTCCTTTCATGCTTTGGAGAGTTGTTCCTATTATTGTACTTTTAATATTAGGTATCGTATATGGTATTTGGGCAATCAAAGCCAAGAAATTGTACAACAAACTTATGGTAGAGGAATAA
- a CDS encoding VOC family protein: MKFLWSTLKVNNMEESLKFYQEIVGLTIDRRFHAGPETEIAFLGDGETKIELVCTQQSEPVNIGRDISWGFEVNSVDEMIAFIKEKGIDIHSGPFEPNPHVKFFYVLDPNGLKIQFVEHR, encoded by the coding sequence ATGAAATTTCTTTGGAGCACATTAAAAGTAAATAACATGGAAGAGTCATTAAAATTTTATCAGGAAATAGTTGGACTTACGATAGATAGAAGATTTCATGCCGGCCCGGAAACAGAAATTGCATTTTTAGGAGATGGAGAAACAAAAATAGAACTCGTATGCACTCAACAGAGTGAGCCAGTGAATATTGGGAGAGATATTTCTTGGGGATTTGAAGTCAATTCTGTTGATGAAATGATAGCATTTATAAAAGAAAAGGGAATAGATATTCACAGTGGTCCCTTTGAACCGAATCCTCATGTAAAATTCTTTTATGTATTGGATCCTAATGGATTAAAAATTCAGTTTGTAGAACACAGATAA